One Methanobacterium formicicum genomic window carries:
- a CDS encoding alpha/beta fold hydrolase: MLEPRYHVIKDFQFESGEMIQDMKLEYATQGIKKVDGEGNITNAFIYLHGWSGDFSSVRNLESVIGPGKAIDTNQFYVISPTALGAPGSSSPSTSGLRTKFPQYTIKDMVRAHYQLLTGGLGIKHVRGIMGTSMGGFQVLNWALQYPDFMDFLILNGTSHRTTNRMYGVYHLMNQIIVADPGYEKGNYVHNPTDAMEKSAYLSYLWSLSPANYEECFQTRREFTDGVEDRKKDSLGWDANDIIWRNKALLGHDLGKRISKISIPALILAINQDQIVDFNYSVLPMHGAMDNSQLFHYDSIWGHYGCTKDIAKTEVAIKKFVKLI; encoded by the coding sequence TTGCTTGAACCACGTTATCATGTTATAAAAGATTTCCAGTTTGAATCAGGGGAAATGATCCAGGATATGAAACTGGAATACGCCACACAGGGGATTAAAAAGGTGGATGGTGAGGGTAATATCACCAATGCCTTTATTTATCTCCATGGCTGGAGTGGGGACTTTTCTTCGGTAAGGAACCTGGAAAGTGTTATAGGGCCGGGTAAAGCTATAGATACCAACCAGTTCTACGTGATAAGTCCCACTGCTCTCGGGGCACCGGGATCTTCCAGTCCCTCCACCTCGGGCCTCCGGACAAAATTCCCACAATACACAATAAAAGATATGGTACGTGCCCATTATCAACTACTGACTGGTGGACTGGGAATAAAACATGTAAGGGGGATTATGGGCACGTCTATGGGCGGTTTCCAGGTTTTGAACTGGGCACTGCAGTACCCGGATTTTATGGATTTTTTGATACTCAATGGAACCAGTCACCGAACCACCAACCGGATGTATGGGGTGTACCATCTCATGAACCAGATCATAGTCGCTGACCCTGGCTATGAGAAGGGGAACTATGTTCACAATCCCACCGATGCCATGGAGAAATCAGCGTACCTCAGCTATCTCTGGTCCCTGTCCCCGGCCAATTATGAGGAATGTTTCCAGACCCGAAGGGAATTTACAGATGGAGTGGAAGATAGGAAGAAGGATTCCCTGGGTTGGGATGCAAATGATATTATTTGGAGAAACAAAGCCCTTTTAGGGCATGATTTGGGTAAAAGAATCTCTAAAATCAGTATACCTGCACTGATCCTGGCCATAAACCAGGACCAGATAGTTGATTTCAATTACAGTGTCCTTCCTATGCATGGGGCAATGGATAATTCACAACTTTTCCACTATGACTCTATATGGGGACATTATGGTTGTACCAAAGACATTGCAAAAACAGAAGTGGCCATTAAAAAGTTCGTGAAATTGATTTAA
- a CDS encoding DUF447 domain-containing protein: MALNLYSLNMEKGIHYEGIVTTVNADGTPNAAPMGVICKGPDQVVLRLHEGSRTIANVKRDQKFYVNLSRDPLLFTYSLIGEASHLDFVEEPHGFSLKNADASFFGEVRHEKKIVKENDAMGENITIMFHSQVKDIKQQKKESEPLSRAICGVLEALVNLTRVRRVSSVKKQEYADRMKEISRVVNHVGGPEHKKAIELIQKEFALRIKE, from the coding sequence ATGGCGTTAAATTTATATTCATTGAACATGGAGAAGGGAATCCACTATGAAGGCATTGTAACTACGGTTAACGCGGATGGAACACCAAACGCAGCTCCTATGGGAGTAATTTGTAAGGGCCCAGACCAGGTGGTCCTCCGGTTACACGAAGGGTCGCGCACCATAGCCAATGTGAAACGGGACCAAAAGTTCTATGTCAATTTATCCCGGGATCCCCTCCTTTTCACTTATTCCCTTATAGGCGAAGCATCCCACCTTGATTTTGTGGAAGAACCCCACGGATTTTCCCTGAAAAATGCCGATGCTTCCTTTTTCGGCGAAGTACGCCATGAAAAGAAAATTGTAAAGGAAAATGATGCCATGGGTGAAAATATCACCATAATGTTCCATTCCCAGGTCAAAGATATTAAACAACAAAAAAAGGAGTCCGAACCGTTGAGCCGGGCCATATGCGGAGTACTCGAGGCTCTCGTAAACTTGACCAGGGTTAGAAGGGTTTCATCTGTGAAAAAGCAGGAATATGCTGATAGGATGAAGGAGATATCCCGGGTGGTAAACCACGTAGGGGGACCGGAGCATAAAAAGGCAATTGAACTAATTCAAAAAGAATTTGCACTGAGAATTAAGGAATGA
- a CDS encoding V4R domain-containing protein, which produces MATTETKGRIKIFSTKNGVNIIQSPIKAQILSILKEGGRSGSQIVSSTKRSKSTISAHLQDLEDAGIIDWIIDPDDRRRKIYFINSKFLGDVSPNHEIEDHMNTTLEEYVTQSNDPFDFFRYMFRTIRVALLDEGINIDPILHNAGMKVGKTFYKKLKGESLNNLIQNIASFWETNNLGNIEVKSINPLIIQAYDCFECEDLPKLGRPACAFDSGVLEGIFSNFFDQEVEVEETKCYAQGDDYCQFLIKPLKTNEE; this is translated from the coding sequence ATGGCTACCACTGAGACTAAAGGCCGTATCAAAATATTTTCCACTAAAAATGGAGTGAATATAATTCAAAGCCCCATTAAAGCCCAAATCCTCTCCATTCTAAAAGAAGGAGGCCGGAGTGGATCCCAGATAGTGTCATCCACCAAAAGATCCAAGTCCACCATCTCAGCCCACCTGCAGGACCTGGAAGATGCCGGTATAATAGACTGGATAATCGACCCTGATGACCGCCGACGGAAGATTTACTTTATCAACTCTAAATTCCTGGGAGATGTGTCCCCCAACCATGAAATAGAAGACCACATGAACACCACCCTCGAAGAATACGTCACCCAATCCAATGACCCCTTCGACTTCTTCCGCTACATGTTCCGGACCATAAGGGTGGCTTTACTCGATGAAGGCATAAATATTGACCCCATACTCCACAATGCCGGTATGAAAGTAGGTAAAACATTCTACAAGAAACTAAAGGGTGAAAGTTTAAACAACCTCATACAGAATATCGCCTCCTTCTGGGAAACCAACAACCTGGGGAACATCGAAGTAAAAAGTATAAATCCCCTTATAATACAGGCCTATGACTGTTTTGAATGTGAAGACCTGCCAAAACTCGGAAGACCAGCCTGCGCATTCGATTCTGGCGTGCTCGAAGGCATTTTCTCCAATTTCTTTGACCAGGAAGTGGAGGTTGAGGAAACAAAGTGTTATGCCCAGGGAGATGATTACTGCCAGTTCCTAATCAAACCTTTAAAGACAAATGAAGAGTGA